One window of Bacillus sp. (in: firmicutes) genomic DNA carries:
- a CDS encoding MFS transporter, translating into MKKINSRRKVLGIAGLGWMFDAMDVGMLSFIIAALKAAWNLTPEQMGWIGSINSIGMAVGAFVFGLWADRIGRKNIFIITLVLFSLASGLSALATTLTAFLVLRFLVGMGLGGELPVASTLVSEMVPAHDRGRIVVLLESFWAVGWLLAALISYFIIPSFGWKTALLLSALPAFYAIYLRINLPDSPAFSPKKADKRSVLQNIKDVWSPQYTRSTFVLWILWFTVVFSYYGMFLWLPSVMVMKGFNMIQSFEYVLIMTVAQLPGYFTAAWFIERIGRKFVLITYLLGTAASAFVFGIAETTTLLMVAGILLSFFNLGAWGALYAYSPEQYPAVIRGTGTGMAASVGRIGGILGPLLVGSLVTAGYSIGFIFTIFCTSIIVGVLTVGLFGIETRQIELT; encoded by the coding sequence ATGAAGAAGATAAATTCCCGAAGAAAGGTGCTTGGAATTGCCGGATTAGGCTGGATGTTTGACGCAATGGATGTTGGGATGTTGTCCTTTATTATTGCCGCATTGAAAGCGGCTTGGAATTTGACACCAGAGCAAATGGGCTGGATTGGTAGTATTAATTCAATTGGGATGGCAGTTGGCGCCTTTGTATTTGGACTTTGGGCTGATCGAATCGGTCGGAAAAATATATTTATCATCACGTTAGTTTTATTTTCGCTTGCGAGCGGATTATCGGCATTGGCTACGACATTGACAGCTTTTCTTGTGTTGCGTTTTTTAGTAGGGATGGGATTAGGTGGCGAGCTGCCAGTAGCTTCAACATTAGTATCGGAAATGGTTCCTGCCCATGATCGAGGTCGAATTGTTGTGCTTTTAGAAAGTTTTTGGGCAGTAGGCTGGTTGCTTGCAGCTTTAATTTCATATTTTATAATTCCGTCTTTTGGTTGGAAAACTGCCTTATTACTAAGTGCCCTGCCGGCATTTTATGCTATTTATTTACGAATTAACTTGCCAGATTCCCCAGCGTTTTCACCAAAAAAGGCAGATAAGCGTTCGGTTTTGCAAAATATTAAGGATGTTTGGTCACCACAATATACACGCTCTACATTTGTGTTGTGGATATTATGGTTTACAGTTGTTTTTTCCTATTACGGGATGTTTCTATGGTTGCCAAGTGTGATGGTGATGAAGGGATTCAACATGATTCAAAGTTTTGAATATGTATTAATTATGACAGTGGCGCAGCTACCAGGTTATTTTACCGCGGCATGGTTTATCGAACGAATTGGCCGAAAATTCGTTCTTATTACTTATTTATTAGGAACAGCTGCTTCCGCTTTTGTGTTTGGCATAGCTGAAACAACCACACTGCTTATGGTTGCGGGAATTTTATTATCATTTTTTAACCTTGGAGCATGGGGTGCGCTTTATGCCTATTCACCTGAACAATATCCAGCTGTTATCCGTGGAACGGGAACTGGGATGGCTGCATCTGTTGGAAGAATAGGTGGAATACTTGGCCCGCTTTTAGTAGGGTCGCTTGTGACAGCTGGCTACTCCATTGGGTTTATTTTTACAATTTTTTGTACTAGCATTATTGTTGGAGTTTTGACAGTCGGCCTATTTGGTATTGAAACACGGCAAATTGAATTGACGTAG
- a CDS encoding DUF3896 family protein, with translation MDYRQIITKIENDKINLIKMLDNKNLSKEEYESIKRAIDNYDYIIEVAEMNHYERGAVH, from the coding sequence ATGGACTATCGGCAAATTATCACTAAAATCGAGAATGACAAAATCAATTTAATTAAAATGTTAGACAATAAAAACTTATCAAAAGAAGAATATGAATCCATTAAACGCGCGATTGACAACTATGACTATATTATTGAAGTAGCAGAAATGAATCACTATGAACGCGGAGCCGTACATTAA
- a CDS encoding superoxide dismutase family protein: MIVTGLLVMAGFTLANTSNVVVEETSKVDSFPYHITTTHLDLYNRNGDVIGVAGLVQMGKHVIVKVEASGLTPGKHGFHVHENPITNGDFTTAGAHFNPTNKKHGHDNPKGAHLGDMPNLVADKDGKVDEAVILEDVSLEKGVRNSILGKSLIIHAKEDDLKTDPSGDSGDRVAGGNIPQ; the protein is encoded by the coding sequence ATGATTGTAACAGGGCTGCTTGTTATGGCAGGATTTACATTAGCTAATACATCCAATGTGGTGGTAGAGGAAACTAGTAAAGTTGATAGTTTTCCTTATCATATTACAACTACCCATCTTGACTTGTACAACAGAAACGGGGATGTTATTGGGGTTGCTGGTTTAGTGCAGATGGGCAAGCATGTGATTGTAAAAGTTGAGGCATCAGGGCTGACGCCTGGAAAGCATGGCTTTCATGTTCATGAAAATCCAATTACAAATGGTGATTTTACTACAGCAGGCGCTCATTTTAATCCAACAAATAAAAAACACGGCCATGATAATCCGAAAGGTGCTCATTTAGGCGATATGCCAAACCTAGTTGCAGATAAAGATGGAAAAGTAGACGAAGCTGTTATTCTTGAAGATGTGTCTTTAGAGAAAGGTGTGCGTAACAGCATATTAGGAAAATCTCTTATCATCCATGCAAAAGAGGATGATTTAAAAACGGATCCTTCAGGTGATTCTGGAGACAGAGTAGCAGGGGGGAATATTCCTCAATAG
- a CDS encoding glucose 1-dehydrogenase, whose amino-acid sequence MKLKEKTAIITGAGSGMGKAIAKLFATEGAKVVVADINKEAIDSVVHEIKADGGQAVGVVANVAKQEDVDNMINTAVQTFASLDVLVNNAGIMDNFTPVGDVTDELWDRVIAVNLTGPLKVARATINIMEKQESGGVIINNASVGGLFGARGGAAYVASKHGLIGLTKNIAATYGTYGKIRANAIAPGGVQTNIQSTITAPHELGLKAISDMGSSKIGDPIQIAQVALFLASEESSFINGDVIKVDGGWTAR is encoded by the coding sequence ATGAAGCTAAAAGAAAAAACAGCAATCATAACAGGGGCTGGATCAGGTATGGGTAAAGCAATTGCAAAGTTATTTGCAACTGAAGGGGCTAAAGTAGTTGTAGCGGATATAAATAAAGAAGCTATTGATTCTGTCGTTCATGAAATTAAAGCTGATGGCGGGCAGGCTGTTGGTGTTGTTGCAAACGTTGCCAAGCAAGAAGATGTTGATAACATGATAAACACAGCTGTTCAAACCTTTGCATCATTGGATGTTCTTGTAAATAATGCTGGAATTATGGATAATTTCACACCTGTTGGAGACGTAACAGATGAATTGTGGGATCGTGTAATCGCTGTTAATTTAACTGGTCCTTTAAAAGTAGCACGTGCTACTATTAATATTATGGAAAAACAAGAAAGTGGTGGTGTTATTATTAATAATGCCTCGGTTGGTGGGTTGTTCGGTGCTCGTGGTGGCGCGGCATATGTTGCTTCTAAACATGGTTTAATAGGTCTGACGAAAAATATTGCTGCCACGTACGGAACGTATGGAAAAATCCGTGCCAATGCCATCGCTCCAGGCGGAGTTCAGACAAATATCCAATCTACCATTACAGCACCACATGAACTAGGATTAAAAGCAATATCTGACATGGGTTCAAGTAAAATAGGCGATCCGATACAAATTGCGCAGGTTGCTTTGTTCCTAGCTTCTGAAGAATCAAGCTTTATAAATGGAGATGTAATCAAAGTAGATGGTGGCTGGACTGCTAGATAA
- a CDS encoding DUF2621 domain-containing protein, producing the protein MFNNWVQWGILFWTVFLVVMLFIGGFFMFRKFLKRLPKEDGKSIMDWEEYYINETRHLWPDDEKKFLEELVEPVPELFRDVARQKIAAKIGELALEEKADKITESFIIKGYIKATPKRDHKFLRKTLTKKEIDMTPYEHLFLEKHDIHPK; encoded by the coding sequence ATGTTTAATAATTGGGTACAATGGGGAATTCTTTTTTGGACGGTTTTTTTGGTCGTGATGCTTTTTATAGGCGGCTTTTTTATGTTCCGCAAGTTTTTAAAACGCCTTCCAAAGGAAGATGGAAAATCCATCATGGATTGGGAAGAATATTATATTAATGAAACGCGTCATTTATGGCCTGATGACGAAAAGAAATTTTTAGAGGAGCTTGTAGAGCCCGTCCCAGAGCTTTTCCGAGATGTGGCAAGACAAAAAATTGCTGCGAAAATAGGGGAGCTAGCTTTAGAGGAAAAGGCAGATAAAATAACGGAAAGCTTCATTATTAAAGGCTATATTAAAGCAACGCCGAAGCGCGATCATAAATTTTTACGAAAAACACTTACCAAAAAAGAAATCGATATGACACCGTATGAGCATTTATTTTTAGAAAAACACGACATCCACCCAAAATAG
- a CDS encoding cytochrome c biogenesis protein CcdC: MLIAVSTVGAFVMAILVIFVRMKAAKKPTNAKKIILPPIFMSTGFLMFTVPMFRVTFAEFIEAFSVGMLFSILLIKTSKFEIRDNHIYLQRSKAFIFILFGLLFVRIIMKSFLGHYISFGETSGMFFILAFGMILPWRLAMLYSYKRLEKTLVNLKIVEE; this comes from the coding sequence ATGCTAATAGCTGTATCTACCGTTGGGGCTTTTGTGATGGCTATATTGGTTATATTTGTACGGATGAAAGCCGCTAAAAAACCAACGAATGCCAAAAAAATTATTTTGCCGCCGATTTTTATGAGCACCGGCTTCTTAATGTTCACCGTACCGATGTTTCGTGTTACATTTGCCGAATTTATCGAAGCATTTTCCGTCGGCATGTTGTTTTCAATCTTGTTAATCAAAACATCAAAATTCGAAATTCGTGACAACCACATTTATTTGCAGCGCTCGAAGGCTTTTATTTTTATTCTGTTTGGCTTATTATTTGTAAGAATCATTATGAAGTCATTCCTTGGACACTATATTTCCTTTGGCGAAACAAGCGGCATGTTTTTTATTTTGGCTTTTGGAATGATTTTGCCGTGGAGATTAGCAATGTTATATTCATATAAAAGACTTGAAAAGACGTTAGTAAATTTGAAGATTGTTGAAGAATAG
- a CDS encoding response regulator, with protein sequence MARILIVDDAKFMRMTLTNILQKGNHDVVGEAENGRNGIEKYKEFQPDIVTMDITMPEMTGIEAVKQIKAFDPNAKIIMCSAMGQQKLVVEAIESGAKDFIVKPFDESRVLEAVARVLEK encoded by the coding sequence ATGGCAAGAATATTAATTGTTGATGATGCGAAATTTATGAGAATGACTCTTACAAATATTTTGCAAAAAGGCAATCATGATGTTGTTGGGGAAGCAGAAAATGGCCGAAATGGAATTGAAAAGTATAAAGAATTTCAGCCAGATATTGTCACAATGGATATAACAATGCCGGAAATGACAGGTATTGAGGCTGTAAAGCAAATAAAAGCGTTTGATCCAAATGCAAAGATTATTATGTGCTCGGCGATGGGGCAACAAAAGCTTGTCGTAGAGGCGATTGAGTCTGGCGCCAAGGATTTTATTGTCAAACCGTTTGATGAAAGCCGTGTTCTTGAGGCAGTAGCAAGAGTATTGGAAAAATAG
- a CDS encoding cytochrome c biogenesis protein CcdA, translating into MADVNIFLAFGAGFLSFISPCCLPLYPAFLSYITGISVTELREDNAMMQRRAMLHTIFFLIGFSSIFIMLGMSTSFIGKFFMQYNDLIRQIGAILIVFFGFVIVGVLKPEFLMKDHKITFKNRPTGFIGSILIGMGFAAGWTPCTGPILAAVIALSMSNPGSGMMYMIAYTLGFAIPFFILSFFIGRMQWIRKHSMKIIQIGGYLMIVMGIFLFFDWMTKITTYLIGIFGGFQGF; encoded by the coding sequence ATGGCTGATGTAAATATATTTCTAGCGTTTGGTGCAGGCTTTTTATCGTTTATTTCGCCTTGTTGTTTACCACTATATCCCGCGTTTTTATCTTATATAACAGGGATTTCTGTGACAGAATTAAGAGAAGATAATGCAATGATGCAAAGGCGTGCCATGCTCCATACGATCTTCTTTTTAATTGGTTTTTCTAGTATTTTTATTATGTTAGGCATGTCTACCTCTTTCATTGGAAAGTTTTTCATGCAATATAATGATTTAATAAGACAAATTGGTGCCATTTTAATAGTCTTTTTCGGTTTTGTCATTGTTGGCGTTTTGAAACCAGAGTTTTTAATGAAGGATCATAAAATTACTTTCAAAAACAGACCGACAGGCTTTATTGGCTCCATTTTAATTGGGATGGGGTTTGCGGCAGGCTGGACACCATGTACGGGACCTATTTTAGCGGCTGTGATTGCATTAAGCATGTCAAATCCGGGGTCTGGAATGATGTATATGATTGCCTATACGCTTGGTTTTGCGATTCCGTTCTTTATATTATCTTTCTTTATTGGAAGAATGCAGTGGATTAGAAAACACAGTATGAAAATAATTCAAATTGGTGGATATTTGATGATTGTGATGGGGATTTTCCTGTTTTTTGATTGGATGACAAAAATTACAACCTATTTAATAGGAATTTTTGGTGGTTTCCAAGGATTTTAA
- the mnmH gene encoding tRNA 2-selenouridine(34) synthase MnmH → MVEQIRKITITEALNNDVFYIDVRSPGEFAEFHIPEAINIPLFSNEERAKIGTIYKQVGQEKAIALGVQIFSEKLPELYEACKQVAAQTNHKKKIIVYCWRGGMRSGTVVSFFRTIKLPLFQLEGGIRSYRKLIQRDLEFFSTIEKPYIVLEGNTGTHKTDILQALQKQNYPVIDLEGLAGHRGSTFGGIGLNPKSQKEFERDLWLRLSELKDSPYYIIEAESKRIGRIIVPDFILQGKDHGIRIHINSPLESRIKSICETYQFAEYHNEFMDAIEVIKKRMTPALYNQIIESFTNRQYELFVKLLLEGYYDPKYNFAANQYDTPVRFVTITGSRDGVEIIKAEIDTIVENTELLTT, encoded by the coding sequence ATGGTTGAACAAATACGAAAGATTACAATTACAGAAGCACTAAATAACGATGTATTCTATATAGATGTCCGTTCCCCAGGGGAATTTGCAGAATTCCATATTCCTGAAGCGATTAATATACCGTTGTTTTCCAATGAAGAAAGAGCAAAAATTGGGACAATATATAAACAAGTTGGACAGGAAAAAGCGATTGCATTAGGTGTACAAATTTTTTCGGAAAAATTGCCTGAACTCTACGAAGCATGTAAGCAAGTTGCAGCGCAAACTAACCACAAAAAGAAAATCATTGTATACTGTTGGCGAGGCGGAATGAGAAGTGGAACGGTGGTTTCATTTTTTAGAACGATCAAGCTACCATTATTTCAGCTTGAAGGCGGTATTCGTAGCTATCGCAAACTGATCCAACGTGATCTTGAATTTTTTTCTACCATTGAAAAACCGTATATTGTTCTTGAAGGTAACACAGGTACCCATAAAACGGATATTTTACAAGCACTCCAAAAACAAAACTACCCGGTTATCGATTTAGAAGGACTTGCTGGTCATCGTGGCTCCACCTTTGGCGGCATTGGCTTAAATCCAAAATCCCAGAAGGAGTTCGAAAGAGATTTATGGCTGCGGTTATCGGAGTTGAAAGATTCTCCATACTATATTATTGAAGCTGAAAGTAAGCGAATTGGCAGAATTATTGTCCCTGATTTTATTTTACAAGGAAAAGATCATGGTATTAGAATTCATATTAATTCACCGCTTGAAAGTAGAATAAAATCTATTTGTGAAACGTATCAATTCGCTGAGTATCATAATGAATTTATGGATGCCATTGAGGTTATAAAAAAACGGATGACTCCAGCGTTGTATAATCAAATTATTGAAAGCTTTACAAATCGTCAATATGAACTTTTTGTAAAATTACTGCTAGAAGGATATTATGATCCAAAATATAATTTTGCCGCAAACCAATATGATACACCTGTCCGATTTGTTACTATTACGGGTTCAAGGGATGGTGTCGAAATAATAAAAGCGGAAATAGATACAATTGTTGAAAATACTGAGCTGCTAACAACATAA
- a CDS encoding YneF family protein, which translates to MWYWYVVTGVLALLAGVAIGFFIARKYMENYLKNNPPINEQMLKVMMAQMGQKPSQKKINQMMSQMNKLQKKE; encoded by the coding sequence ATGTGGTATTGGTATGTAGTAACTGGTGTTTTGGCGTTACTAGCAGGGGTTGCAATCGGCTTCTTCATTGCTAGAAAATACATGGAAAATTATTTGAAAAATAATCCGCCAATTAATGAGCAAATGTTAAAGGTAATGATGGCACAAATGGGTCAGAAACCTTCTCAAAAGAAAATAAACCAAATGATGTCACAAATGAACAAGCTTCAAAAAAAAGAATAA
- the sirA gene encoding sporulation inhibitor of replication protein SirA, translated as MRNYLIYLLKEDVAYEYFGKEILIFNLFHEKLQEHNPARLQLLINQIHYITKPISVIEINRFIEKNLAVETVYKGETTQFIYKPTTCKNYSFARLEIYDRFIKLSSQGSYDAETHFFEVLRKYHTCFLAMDFANSHFGWLNPIKQERYM; from the coding sequence ATGAGAAACTATTTGATTTATCTTCTAAAAGAAGATGTTGCCTACGAATATTTTGGAAAAGAGATTTTAATTTTTAATTTATTTCATGAAAAATTACAAGAGCATAATCCAGCTCGTTTACAATTATTAATAAATCAAATTCATTATATTACGAAACCCATTTCTGTTATTGAAATCAACAGATTTATTGAAAAAAACCTAGCAGTTGAAACTGTGTATAAAGGAGAAACAACGCAATTTATATATAAACCTACTACATGTAAAAATTATTCGTTTGCTAGGCTTGAAATTTATGACCGTTTTATAAAATTATCCTCACAAGGCAGTTATGATGCGGAAACTCATTTCTTTGAGGTTCTTCGCAAATATCACACATGCTTTTTGGCGATGGATTTTGCAAATAGTCATTTTGGGTGGTTGAATCCGATTAAGCAAGAACGTTATATGTAG
- the tkt gene encoding transketolase: MSISIEQLAIGSIRTLSIDAIEKANSGHPGMPMGAAPMAYALWTKFMKHNPANPTWFNRDRFVLSAGHGSMLLYSLLHLTGYDVSMDDLKNFRQWGSKTPGHPEYGHTPGVEATTGPLGQGVATAVGMAMAERHLAAKYNQENFEIINHFTYSICGDGDLMEGVSGESASLAGHLKLGRLVILYDSNDISLDGELNRSFSENVMKRYEAYGWQVLRVEDGNNLQEIEKALEEARKDVGRPTLIEVKTTIGYGSPNKGGKSSSHGAPLGKDEIILTKESYAWTFAEDFHVPQEVYAHFNKEVKEAGGQLEQSWNQLFTDYKEKYPELGQQLEQAISGKLPEGWDKDLPKYEVGTKAASRDSSGLTINAIAKAVPQFFGGSADLASSNKTTMKDEGDFSASDYSGRNIWFGVREFAMGAALNGMALHGGVKVFGGTFFVFSDYLRPAIRLAALMGLPVTYVFTHDSIAVGEDGPTHEPIEQLASLRAMPNLSTIRPADGNETVAAWRVALESTNKPTALILSRQGLPTIPGTVENAYEGVKKGAYIISKSTKETADALLLATGSEVQLAVEAQKALQNEGIDVSVISMPAWDRFEEQSPEYKESVLPKNVKKRLAIEMACSQGWHRYTGDEGEIIAIDQFGASAPGEKIIEEYGFTVANVVAKVKALLEK; the protein is encoded by the coding sequence ATGTCAATATCTATCGAACAATTAGCAATCGGTTCGATTCGTACATTATCAATTGATGCAATTGAGAAAGCGAATTCTGGACATCCCGGCATGCCAATGGGAGCTGCTCCGATGGCTTATGCGCTTTGGACTAAATTTATGAAACATAATCCAGCTAATCCTACTTGGTTTAACCGTGACCGTTTTGTGTTATCAGCTGGGCATGGCTCGATGCTACTTTACAGTCTATTACATTTAACTGGTTATGACGTATCAATGGATGATTTGAAAAATTTCCGCCAATGGGGCTCAAAAACACCTGGGCATCCTGAATATGGACATACGCCTGGAGTAGAGGCAACAACAGGCCCGCTTGGACAAGGTGTGGCGACAGCTGTCGGAATGGCAATGGCGGAAAGACATTTAGCAGCAAAATATAATCAAGAAAACTTTGAAATCATTAATCATTTTACATATAGCATTTGCGGTGATGGTGACTTAATGGAAGGTGTTTCTGGTGAATCTGCTTCCCTTGCAGGTCACCTAAAGCTTGGCCGTCTCGTTATTTTATATGATTCAAATGATATTTCTTTAGATGGCGAGTTAAATCGTTCGTTTTCTGAAAATGTTATGAAGCGCTATGAAGCCTATGGATGGCAAGTGTTGCGTGTGGAAGATGGCAATAACTTACAAGAAATTGAGAAAGCACTTGAAGAAGCGAGAAAAGACGTAGGCCGTCCTACTTTAATTGAAGTAAAAACAACGATTGGCTATGGTTCTCCTAATAAAGGGGGTAAATCTTCTTCCCATGGTGCGCCACTAGGGAAAGACGAAATTATACTAACGAAGGAATCATATGCCTGGACATTTGCAGAAGATTTCCATGTGCCGCAGGAAGTCTATGCTCATTTTAATAAAGAGGTAAAAGAAGCAGGCGGGCAGTTGGAACAATCATGGAACCAATTATTTACTGACTATAAAGAAAAATATCCAGAATTAGGTCAACAACTAGAACAAGCGATTTCCGGCAAGCTTCCAGAAGGTTGGGACAAGGACCTTCCAAAATATGAAGTGGGAACGAAAGCGGCAAGTCGTGATTCATCAGGGCTAACAATTAATGCCATTGCTAAAGCAGTTCCGCAATTTTTCGGCGGCTCTGCTGATTTAGCAAGTTCAAACAAAACAACAATGAAAGACGAAGGCGATTTCTCGGCATCAGATTATAGCGGCCGTAATATTTGGTTCGGTGTGCGTGAATTTGCGATGGGTGCTGCTTTAAATGGGATGGCACTACATGGTGGTGTGAAAGTTTTCGGAGGAACATTCTTTGTGTTCTCTGATTACTTGCGCCCGGCAATTCGTTTGGCAGCATTGATGGGCTTACCTGTAACATACGTCTTTACTCATGACAGTATTGCTGTTGGTGAAGACGGCCCAACACATGAGCCAATTGAACAATTAGCATCATTACGGGCCATGCCTAATTTATCAACAATTCGCCCTGCAGATGGCAACGAAACGGTAGCAGCATGGCGGGTTGCTCTTGAAAGTACGAATAAACCAACGGCTTTAATTCTTTCACGTCAAGGCTTGCCAACGATTCCTGGAACGGTTGAAAATGCTTATGAAGGTGTGAAAAAAGGAGCATATATTATTAGTAAATCTACAAAAGAAACAGCTGATGCGCTTCTTTTAGCAACAGGCTCAGAAGTGCAATTGGCAGTAGAAGCACAAAAAGCTCTACAAAATGAAGGAATTGACGTTTCAGTCATTAGCATGCCAGCATGGGATCGTTTTGAAGAACAATCACCTGAATACAAAGAATCTGTATTGCCTAAAAATGTGAAAAAGCGCCTAGCAATTGAAATGGCGTGTTCGCAAGGATGGCACCGCTATACAGGTGATGAAGGCGAAATCATCGCGATTGATCAGTTTGGAGCATCCGCACCTGGTGAAAAAATTATCGAAGAATACGGTTTTACAGTTGCAAATGTTGTCGCAAAAGTAAAAGCGCTGCTTGAGAAATAA
- a CDS encoding DUF896 domain-containing protein — MISKEKLNRINELSKKSKTMGLTKEEVKEQQKLREEYIKNFRKSFEDTLHNVKVMDQKGNDVTPEKLRKSQQQRSNHLLH, encoded by the coding sequence TTGATTTCAAAAGAAAAACTGAATCGTATTAACGAATTATCTAAAAAATCTAAAACGATGGGACTTACAAAAGAAGAAGTGAAAGAGCAGCAAAAATTAAGAGAAGAGTATATTAAAAATTTTCGTAAGTCATTTGAAGATACATTGCATAATGTAAAGGTTATGGATCAGAAAGGAAATGATGTTACACCTGAGAAACTGCGTAAGAGTCAACAGCAGAGAAGTAATCATCTGCTTCATTAA
- the lexA gene encoding transcriptional repressor LexA yields the protein MTKISKRQQDILDFIKQQVSNKGYPPSVREIGEAVGLASSSTVHGHLSRLEKKGYIRRDPTKPRAIEILTNEETIIIPKGETINVPIIGKVTAGLPITAIENIEDYLPLPDRLVPPDGEVFILVIEGESMIEAGIYNGDLIIVRKQSTATNGDIVVAMTEDNEATVKRFFKEKDYVRLQPENSSMDPIIVRTVTILGKVIGLYRSIE from the coding sequence ATGACAAAGATTTCGAAAAGACAACAAGATATTCTTGATTTTATAAAACAACAAGTCAGCAATAAGGGGTATCCACCCTCTGTTAGGGAAATCGGCGAAGCGGTTGGTCTAGCCTCAAGTTCCACTGTTCACGGACATTTGTCAAGACTTGAAAAAAAAGGCTATATTCGTAGAGACCCGACAAAGCCGCGGGCAATTGAGATTTTGACAAACGAAGAAACAATTATAATTCCAAAAGGGGAAACAATTAATGTCCCTATCATTGGCAAGGTAACGGCTGGGCTACCAATCACTGCAATTGAAAATATTGAAGATTATCTGCCATTGCCAGATCGATTAGTGCCACCAGATGGCGAGGTCTTTATCCTTGTAATTGAAGGGGAAAGTATGATTGAGGCCGGGATTTATAATGGTGATTTAATTATTGTCCGAAAGCAGAGCACCGCTACAAACGGTGATATTGTCGTGGCGATGACTGAAGATAATGAAGCAACTGTGAAACGATTTTTCAAGGAAAAAGACTATGTTCGCCTGCAGCCAGAAAACTCCAGTATGGACCCAATTATTGTCCGCACTGTTACAATCTTAGGAAAGGTTATCGGACTATATCGTTCAATTGAATAA